The following proteins come from a genomic window of Yinghuangia sp. ASG 101:
- a CDS encoding non-ribosomal peptide synthetase, with product MRHRQHTTDASSRPASPPAPAASGTLPEVFGRQAARVPDDIAVIGAAGPMTYRRLDAESDLLARRLAALGVGPGSRVAVLMERSAELVVAFLAVVKAGACYVPLDHREPAARLRWMLEQTLEPAGARLLLTDEGGPGAELASACGVRALTVRALLDEQGGDARAAVPPCHPGQLAYVMFTSGSTGVPKGVAVTHENIVGLARDRAWRSGAHERVLLHSPHAFDASTYELWVPLLCGGTVVVAPPGALDARAVGTAVRDTGITGLWVTAGLFSVLAEEEPRCFAGLREVWTGGDVVAPAAVRRVLRTCAGVTVVNGYGPTETTTFATCHPVADADAIRTAVPIGTAMAGMRTVVLGPGLRPVPAGGVGELYIGGSGVARGYWNQPGLTAERFVADPAGEPGARLFRTGDLVRHGPGGLLEFVGRGDDQVKIRGFRVDPGEVEAVLARHPGVARAAVTVREDRPGQPRVIGYVVPARADEPEAGQPRSDTSDTSDTSDTVDEWRRIYDTLYDGTASKRVGTDFSGWNSSYDGRPLPAGQMREWRDTTVERIRELCPRRVLEIGVGTGLLMSELAPHCDSYWGTDFSERVVAALGGLVREDVALAGRVELRTRTADDVDGLPRDFFDTVVVNSVTQYFPDGGYLRDVLAKALGLLVPGGAVFVGDVRNLRSLRAFHADVGLRRPDLPAEPDPGAVLAAVEHNLAREKELLVDPAFFTDLADALPQVGGCEVRVKRGRAVNELTRYRYDAVLRKGTEAAHRPAAPVRELRWGADVGRPADLKTLLRSTGSGDVRVTGVPDGRMAPVSAALRALRGRGASGRVTPLTARDDADYAVLDEFHAVAEDAGLRASACWSARDDDTFDVVLTSRCPGFAPGPARAAGRHVSALVNTPTTTRDTGSLLASLRGFLRDRLPEYLVPAAVVVLDELPLTAHGKVDRRRLPAPGTGSADDGRAPRDPLEKLLCELFADILGVSQVSIDDGFLALGGHSLSATRLITRLRSRLGVDLAVRCVFESPTVAGLAERVRRASAGERPALVPAPRPPELPLSFAQRRLWFLERLDKHGAAYNVPLVADLRGAVDVAALREALGDLVARHESLRTVFAESGGIPRQRVLDAARPTLEVCDVAPAALPSAVAGEVRGRFDLSRELPVRARLFTTGPHSHTLALTIHHIACDGWSLPVLWRDLADAYAARRDGAAPDWAPLPVQYADYALWQRRLLGPETDATSLGARQLAYWRTVLAGLPECVDLPADRPRPPVASHRGDTAHFTVDADLHRRVRDLAERRGASVFMVLHAALAALLTKLGAGSDIAVGTPVAGRTDPALDRLVGFFVNTLVLRTDTSGDPRFDDLLGRVRETDLGAFAHQDTPFERLVDVLAPRRDLAHHPLFQVMLALQNTARATPELAGLAVEERDVGTGACRFDLSLSLRERHGDDRSPQGMDAVAEYSTDLFDRDTVERLFRRLTLLLDAVTAAPETRLSALDVILPDERERLLARATDGCPDVPARTLPDLFEAQVRATPHATALLFDDPAGRVRTMSYAQVNARANRLARRLIAHGVGPERSVAVALPRTPDAVVATIAVAKAGGACVPLDADYPPARLRTMVDDAEPALLLSDAATAARMPATAELPRLLMDTLLPGQADSPETTESDDVGDRERLCPLTPGHPAYVIFTSGSTGRPKAVVVTHTGLASLVETQRRRFGVTNESRVLQFATHSFDGAVWEFCGALLTGATLVMASTDAIAPGPDLVALVARHRVTHATLPPAALTAMEPAQLPSVTSMIVSGEALSEEKARQWSAGRRLINGYGPTETTVCATLSAPLSGGGTPPIGRPTAGVRAYVLDRDLRLVPPGVAGELHVAGAGPARGYRNLPGLTAERFVADPFGAPGTRMYRTGDVARWNPDGQLEFIGRTDSQVKIRGFRIEPGEVEAVLSGHPGVAQAVVVPRPGPRGDTTLVAYAVPARRASVDGAQLRAHLAGLLPPYMVPSAVVALGAMPLTPTGKIDRQALPAPDFEALSTGRAPRDARERAVCAVFSEVLGVPRVGIDDNFFALGGHSLLVTRVISGVRDRLGADLPVRTLFEQQTAAELVSVIDGGIDASVGTAPGDATDTATVAATAERRAGAAVRPAGPTPADLIADAALDPAILVETARPPRRPAPGSGPRDHATETVPASPGPATAGAREHPRAGTRPGSGPRHILLTGVTGFLGAFLLRELLDRTDADLHCLVRADDPAGAADRIRRNLTGFGVWDASAAHRVHPVPGDLEKPLLGLSPARFDELADTVGAIYHNGARVNALDSYARLKAANVAGTTEVLRLAARSGRTPVHYVSTAAVSVPRGEIRGTIRECHRVPARSVLPDGYTASKWVAEQLVWEAVDRGIPATVFRCGRISGHSVTGAGSPRDVLWQLVRAMLLLGTAPHLPPLADTAPVVDLVPVDYAAASIVHLARQPGSQGLAHHITCPSPVSFDTLLDGLRAHGYHLTTTDFDAWARTLRRRADASAEASPLDAAVLLADTLPTLTRLGGLALDRSNTRAGLADSGLVFPALDDRLVRTYADHFIASGFFPPARQAARRSTRPTTPPPVERSADDRPASLPSRRLQERNPS from the coding sequence GTGCGCCATCGGCAGCACACCACCGATGCCTCGTCCCGTCCCGCTTCTCCGCCCGCCCCCGCCGCTTCCGGGACGCTCCCGGAGGTTTTCGGCCGCCAGGCGGCGCGCGTTCCCGACGACATCGCGGTGATCGGCGCCGCTGGGCCCATGACCTACCGCCGGCTGGACGCCGAGTCCGATCTGCTGGCCCGCCGGCTCGCCGCCCTGGGTGTGGGGCCGGGGTCCCGCGTCGCGGTCCTGATGGAGCGCTCGGCGGAGCTGGTCGTCGCCTTCCTCGCCGTGGTCAAGGCGGGGGCCTGCTATGTGCCGTTGGACCACCGCGAGCCCGCCGCGCGGCTGCGGTGGATGCTGGAGCAGACCCTGGAACCCGCGGGGGCGCGGCTGTTGCTGACCGACGAGGGCGGGCCCGGCGCGGAGCTCGCCTCGGCGTGCGGCGTGCGCGCCCTGACGGTGCGCGCGCTCCTCGACGAGCAGGGCGGGGACGCGCGCGCGGCCGTGCCGCCGTGCCATCCGGGCCAGTTGGCGTACGTGATGTTCACGTCCGGCTCCACCGGCGTGCCGAAGGGCGTCGCGGTCACCCACGAGAACATCGTCGGGCTGGCCCGCGACCGGGCCTGGCGCAGCGGGGCGCACGAGCGCGTGCTGCTGCACTCGCCGCACGCCTTCGACGCGTCCACGTACGAGCTGTGGGTGCCGTTGCTGTGCGGCGGCACGGTCGTGGTGGCACCGCCAGGTGCGCTCGACGCGCGGGCCGTCGGCACCGCGGTGCGCGATACGGGGATCACCGGGCTGTGGGTGACGGCCGGGCTGTTCTCGGTGCTCGCGGAGGAGGAGCCGCGCTGCTTCGCCGGGCTGCGCGAGGTGTGGACGGGCGGTGACGTCGTCGCCCCCGCGGCCGTGCGCCGCGTGCTGCGCACGTGTGCGGGCGTCACGGTCGTCAACGGCTACGGGCCGACCGAGACGACGACGTTCGCCACCTGCCACCCGGTCGCCGACGCCGACGCGATCCGCACGGCGGTGCCCATCGGCACGGCCATGGCCGGGATGCGCACGGTCGTGCTCGGCCCCGGGTTACGCCCGGTGCCGGCGGGTGGGGTCGGCGAGTTGTACATCGGCGGCTCGGGTGTGGCGCGCGGCTACTGGAACCAACCGGGGCTGACCGCCGAGCGGTTCGTCGCGGACCCGGCCGGCGAGCCCGGGGCGCGGCTGTTCCGCACGGGCGACCTGGTCCGGCACGGGCCCGGCGGGCTGCTGGAGTTCGTCGGCCGCGGCGACGACCAGGTCAAGATCCGGGGCTTCCGGGTCGACCCGGGCGAGGTGGAGGCGGTGCTCGCCCGGCATCCCGGCGTCGCACGGGCCGCGGTCACGGTGCGCGAGGACCGGCCCGGGCAACCGCGCGTCATCGGGTATGTGGTGCCGGCGCGGGCGGACGAACCGGAGGCGGGGCAGCCGCGGTCGGACACCTCGGACACCTCGGACACCTCGGACACCGTCGACGAGTGGCGGCGCATCTACGACACGCTGTACGACGGCACGGCGTCGAAGCGCGTCGGCACGGACTTCTCCGGCTGGAACAGCAGTTACGACGGCCGCCCGCTCCCGGCCGGGCAGATGCGCGAGTGGCGCGACACGACCGTCGAGCGCATCCGCGAACTGTGCCCGCGCCGCGTGCTGGAGATCGGCGTCGGCACCGGCCTGCTGATGTCCGAGCTGGCTCCGCACTGCGACTCCTACTGGGGCACGGACTTCTCCGAGCGGGTCGTGGCGGCGCTCGGCGGCCTCGTGCGCGAGGACGTCGCGCTGGCCGGCCGGGTCGAGTTGCGCACACGCACCGCCGACGACGTCGACGGGCTGCCGCGCGACTTCTTCGACACCGTGGTCGTCAACTCGGTGACGCAGTACTTCCCCGACGGCGGTTATCTGCGGGACGTCCTCGCCAAGGCGCTCGGCCTGCTGGTGCCCGGCGGTGCCGTGTTCGTCGGCGACGTGCGCAACCTGCGGTCGCTGCGCGCGTTCCACGCCGATGTGGGGCTGCGCCGGCCGGACCTGCCCGCCGAGCCCGATCCGGGCGCGGTGCTCGCGGCGGTCGAGCACAATCTGGCCCGGGAGAAGGAACTCCTCGTGGACCCGGCGTTCTTCACCGACCTGGCGGACGCGCTGCCGCAGGTCGGCGGTTGCGAGGTCCGGGTCAAGCGCGGGCGGGCGGTCAACGAGCTGACCCGCTACCGGTACGACGCCGTGCTGCGCAAGGGCACCGAGGCCGCGCACCGCCCCGCCGCCCCGGTGCGCGAACTGCGCTGGGGGGCGGATGTCGGCCGCCCCGCGGACCTCAAGACCCTCCTCCGGAGCACCGGTTCGGGGGACGTGCGCGTGACCGGCGTACCCGACGGGCGCATGGCACCGGTCAGCGCGGCGCTGCGGGCCCTGCGGGGCCGCGGGGCCTCGGGCCGCGTCACGCCGTTGACGGCACGGGACGACGCGGACTACGCCGTGCTGGACGAGTTCCACGCCGTCGCGGAGGACGCGGGCCTGCGGGCGTCGGCGTGCTGGTCGGCCCGGGACGACGACACCTTCGACGTCGTGCTGACGTCCCGGTGCCCCGGCTTCGCCCCCGGCCCGGCGCGCGCGGCCGGTCGACACGTGTCGGCCCTGGTCAACACCCCGACGACGACGCGCGACACCGGCTCGCTGCTCGCGTCGCTGCGCGGTTTCCTGCGCGACCGCCTGCCGGAGTACCTGGTGCCGGCGGCGGTGGTCGTGCTGGACGAACTGCCGCTCACCGCACACGGCAAGGTGGACCGGCGGCGGCTGCCGGCCCCGGGCACCGGGTCGGCCGACGACGGCCGGGCGCCGCGGGATCCGCTCGAAAAGCTGCTGTGCGAGTTGTTCGCCGACATCCTCGGGGTGTCGCAGGTGAGCATCGACGACGGGTTCCTGGCCCTGGGCGGGCACTCGCTGTCGGCGACCCGCCTGATCACGCGGCTGCGGTCGCGCCTCGGCGTCGACCTCGCGGTCCGGTGCGTGTTCGAGTCGCCCACCGTCGCCGGGCTGGCCGAGCGGGTGCGCCGCGCCTCGGCGGGCGAGCGGCCGGCCCTCGTCCCGGCGCCGCGTCCCCCCGAGTTGCCGCTGTCGTTCGCGCAGCGCCGCCTGTGGTTCCTGGAGCGGCTGGACAAGCACGGTGCCGCGTACAACGTGCCGTTGGTCGCCGACCTGCGCGGCGCCGTCGACGTCGCCGCGCTGCGGGAGGCCTTGGGCGACCTCGTGGCCCGGCACGAGAGCCTGCGCACGGTGTTCGCGGAGTCCGGCGGAATCCCCCGGCAGCGCGTGCTGGACGCGGCGCGGCCGACGCTGGAGGTGTGCGATGTCGCGCCCGCCGCGCTGCCCTCGGCGGTCGCCGGGGAGGTCCGGGGCCGCTTCGACCTGTCCCGGGAACTCCCTGTGCGCGCCCGCCTGTTCACCACCGGCCCGCACAGCCACACGCTGGCGCTGACGATCCATCACATCGCGTGCGACGGCTGGTCGCTGCCGGTGCTGTGGCGCGACCTCGCCGACGCGTACGCGGCACGCCGCGACGGCGCCGCACCCGACTGGGCGCCGCTGCCGGTGCAATACGCCGACTACGCCTTGTGGCAGCGGCGCCTGCTGGGGCCCGAGACCGACGCGACGAGTCTCGGTGCCCGCCAACTCGCGTACTGGCGGACGGTCCTGGCCGGGCTCCCCGAGTGCGTCGACCTGCCCGCCGACCGGCCGCGTCCGCCGGTGGCCTCGCACCGCGGCGACACCGCGCACTTCACCGTCGACGCCGACCTGCACCGTCGCGTACGCGACCTCGCGGAGCGCCGCGGCGCGAGCGTGTTCATGGTGCTGCACGCGGCCCTGGCCGCGTTGCTGACCAAGCTCGGCGCGGGCTCCGACATCGCGGTCGGCACCCCGGTCGCGGGGCGCACCGACCCCGCGCTCGACCGGCTGGTCGGGTTCTTCGTCAACACGCTCGTGCTGCGCACCGATACCTCGGGCGACCCCCGGTTCGACGATCTGCTCGGCCGCGTGCGCGAGACCGACCTGGGCGCGTTCGCCCACCAGGACACCCCGTTCGAGCGTCTGGTGGACGTCCTGGCCCCGCGCCGCGACCTCGCGCACCACCCGCTGTTCCAGGTGATGCTGGCACTGCAGAACACCGCGCGGGCGACCCCCGAGCTGGCCGGCCTCGCGGTCGAGGAACGCGATGTGGGCACGGGGGCGTGCCGGTTCGACCTGTCGCTGAGCCTGCGCGAGCGCCACGGCGACGACCGAAGTCCCCAGGGCATGGACGCGGTCGCGGAGTACAGCACCGACCTGTTCGACCGCGACACCGTCGAGCGGCTGTTCCGGCGCCTGACGCTGCTGCTCGACGCCGTCACCGCCGCCCCCGAGACGCGCCTGTCGGCTCTCGACGTGATCCTGCCCGACGAGCGCGAGCGGCTGCTCGCGCGCGCCACCGACGGATGCCCCGACGTACCCGCCCGGACGCTGCCGGACCTCTTCGAGGCGCAGGTCCGCGCGACGCCGCACGCCACGGCGCTGCTGTTCGACGATCCCGCGGGCCGGGTCAGGACCATGTCGTACGCGCAGGTCAACGCGCGGGCGAACCGGCTCGCGCGGCGGCTGATCGCGCACGGCGTGGGCCCGGAGCGGTCCGTCGCGGTCGCGCTGCCGCGCACGCCCGACGCCGTGGTGGCGACCATCGCGGTGGCGAAGGCGGGCGGGGCGTGTGTGCCGCTGGACGCGGACTACCCCCCGGCGCGGCTGCGCACGATGGTCGACGACGCCGAACCGGCGCTGCTGCTCAGCGACGCGGCCACCGCCGCACGGATGCCCGCGACGGCGGAGCTGCCCCGGCTCCTGATGGACACGCTGCTCCCGGGCCAGGCCGATTCCCCCGAGACCACGGAGTCGGACGATGTCGGCGACCGCGAGCGGCTGTGCCCGCTGACGCCCGGGCACCCGGCGTACGTCATCTTCACGTCGGGGTCGACCGGCCGCCCCAAGGCCGTCGTGGTGACGCACACCGGCCTCGCGAGCCTGGTCGAGACGCAGCGCCGCCGCTTCGGGGTCACCAACGAGAGCCGGGTCCTGCAGTTCGCGACGCACAGTTTCGACGGCGCGGTATGGGAGTTCTGCGGTGCGCTGCTGACCGGGGCGACGCTGGTGATGGCGTCGACGGACGCGATCGCTCCGGGGCCCGACCTCGTCGCGCTGGTCGCCCGGCACCGGGTCACCCACGCGACGCTGCCGCCCGCCGCGCTGACGGCGATGGAGCCCGCGCAACTGCCGTCCGTGACCTCGATGATCGTCTCGGGCGAGGCGCTGTCGGAGGAGAAGGCCCGGCAGTGGTCGGCCGGCCGCCGCCTCATCAACGGCTACGGCCCCACCGAGACGACGGTGTGCGCGACGCTCAGCGCGCCGCTGTCGGGCGGTGGCACGCCGCCGATCGGGCGGCCGACGGCGGGGGTGCGCGCGTATGTCCTGGATCGGGACCTGCGGCTGGTCCCGCCGGGTGTGGCCGGCGAGCTGCACGTCGCCGGGGCCGGGCCGGCGCGCGGGTACCGGAACCTTCCGGGCCTGACGGCCGAGCGGTTCGTCGCGGACCCGTTCGGGGCTCCGGGCACCCGCATGTACCGGACCGGCGATGTGGCGCGGTGGAATCCGGACGGGCAGCTGGAGTTCATCGGGCGCACCGACAGCCAGGTCAAGATCCGGGGGTTCCGGATCGAACCCGGCGAGGTCGAGGCCGTGCTGTCGGGGCACCCCGGGGTGGCGCAGGCGGTCGTCGTGCCCCGCCCGGGTCCGCGCGGCGACACCACGCTGGTCGCGTACGCGGTGCCCGCTCGGCGGGCGTCCGTGGACGGTGCGCAACTGCGCGCCCACTTGGCCGGGTTGCTGCCGCCGTACATGGTTCCGTCGGCGGTGGTCGCGCTCGGCGCGATGCCGCTGACCCCGACCGGGAAGATCGACCGGCAGGCCCTCCCGGCCCCGGATTTCGAGGCGCTGTCGACCGGGCGCGCACCGCGCGATGCCCGTGAGCGGGCCGTGTGCGCGGTGTTCTCCGAAGTCCTCGGTGTCCCGCGGGTGGGCATCGACGACAACTTCTTCGCCCTGGGCGGGCATTCGCTGCTGGTGACCCGGGTGATCAGCGGGGTGCGCGACCGGCTCGGCGCCGACCTCCCGGTACGCACGCTCTTCGAGCAACAGACGGCGGCGGAGCTGGTGTCGGTGATCGACGGCGGGATCGACGCCTCGGTCGGCACGGCACCGGGCGACGCGACCGATACCGCGACCGTTGCCGCGACGGCGGAGCGCCGGGCCGGAGCCGCCGTACGACCGGCCGGACCGACCCCGGCGGATTTGATCGCGGACGCCGCGCTGGACCCGGCGATCCTCGTGGAGACGGCACGTCCCCCGCGCCGCCCCGCACCCGGGTCCGGCCCGCGGGACCACGCCACCGAGACCGTGCCGGCATCACCAGGCCCCGCCACCGCGGGCGCCCGCGAGCACCCCCGTGCCGGGACGCGCCCCGGGTCCGGCCCGCGGCACATCCTGCTGACCGGGGTGACCGGGTTCCTCGGCGCGTTCCTGCTGCGCGAGTTGCTGGACCGTACGGACGCCGACCTCCACTGCCTCGTTCGCGCGGACGACCCCGCGGGGGCCGCCGACCGCATCCGCCGGAACCTGACGGGGTTCGGGGTGTGGGACGCCTCCGCGGCGCATCGCGTGCATCCGGTCCCCGGCGACCTGGAGAAGCCGCTGCTCGGCCTCTCCCCCGCGCGCTTCGACGAACTCGCCGACACCGTGGGCGCGATCTACCACAACGGCGCACGGGTCAACGCGCTCGACTCGTACGCACGGCTCAAGGCGGCCAATGTCGCGGGCACCACGGAGGTGCTGCGTCTCGCGGCGCGGTCGGGCCGGACGCCGGTGCACTACGTGTCGACCGCCGCGGTGTCGGTGCCCCGGGGGGAGATCCGCGGCACCATCCGGGAGTGCCACCGCGTGCCCGCGCGGTCGGTCCTGCCCGACGGGTACACGGCCAGCAAGTGGGTCGCGGAGCAACTGGTGTGGGAGGCGGTCGACCGCGGGATTCCCGCGACGGTGTTCCGGTGTGGCCGCATCAGCGGGCACAGCGTCACCGGGGCCGGATCGCCGCGCGACGTCCTGTGGCAGCTTGTCCGGGCGATGCTGCTCCTCGGGACGGCGCCGCACCTGCCGCCGCTGGCGGACACCGCGCCCGTGGTCGACCTCGTCCCGGTCGACTACGCCGCCGCGTCCATCGTGCACTTGGCGCGGCAGCCCGGCAGCCAGGGGCTGGCGCACCACATCACGTGCCCGTCGCCCGTCTCCTTCGACACCCTCCTCGACGGCCTGCGCGCGCACGGCTACCACCTGACGACCACCGACTTCGACGCGTGGGCGCGCACCCTGCGGCGGCGCGCCGACGCGTCGGCGGAGGCCAGCCCGTTGGACGCCGCGGTGCTGCTCGCCGACACCCTGCCCACCCTCACCCGGCTGGGCGGTCTCGCCCTCGACCGCTCCAACACGCGGGCGGGGCTGGCCGATTCGGGGCTGGTGTTCCCCGCGCTCGACGACCGGCTGGTCCGCACGTACGCCGACCACTTCATCGCGTCCGGGTTCTTCCCGCCCGCCCGGCAGGCCGCGCGGCGGTCCACGCGGCCGACCACGCCGCCGCCCGTCGAGCGGTCGGCCGACGACCGACCCGCCTCCCTCCCGTCCCGCCGACTCCAGGAAAGGAACCCCTCGTGA
- a CDS encoding MbtH family protein, with translation MTDPREDTAGTFTVLVNDEGQHSLWPAVHAAPAGWAVVHGPDTRERCLAYVDDHWTDMRPKSLIEHADEYAKVRSA, from the coding sequence GTGACCGATCCCCGGGAGGACACCGCCGGCACGTTCACGGTGCTGGTCAACGACGAAGGCCAGCACTCGCTGTGGCCGGCGGTCCACGCCGCGCCCGCCGGGTGGGCCGTCGTCCACGGGCCCGACACGCGCGAACGGTGCCTGGCCTATGTCGACGACCACTGGACCGACATGCGCCCCAAGAGCCTGATCGAGCACGCCGACGAGTACGCGAAGGTGCGATCCGCATGA
- a CDS encoding aldo/keto reductase produces METTTLNNGVEMPMLGFGVYQIPPDETERAVADALAAGYRLLDTAAAYRNEDAVGRAIKSSGIPRGDLFVTTKLWVEDTGEENTRRAVDTSLRRLGLDHLDLYLIHQPYGDVYGSWRAMEALNRDGLLRAIGVSNFTPDRLVDLIDHNRVVPAVNQIETHPFFQRTADQRLMVERGVQIESWGPLAEGRNNLFTDPLLREIADGHGKSVAQVVLRWLLQRRVVVIPKSVRPDRMAENFAVFDFTLTDAEMARIATLDTGGSLFLDHRDPDVVSAIGNARLADLH; encoded by the coding sequence ATGGAAACGACCACCTTGAACAACGGCGTCGAGATGCCGATGCTCGGCTTCGGCGTCTACCAGATCCCCCCGGACGAGACCGAACGCGCGGTCGCCGACGCCCTGGCCGCCGGCTACCGGCTGCTCGACACCGCGGCGGCGTACCGCAACGAGGACGCCGTCGGCCGCGCGATCAAGAGCAGCGGCATCCCGCGCGGCGACCTGTTCGTCACGACCAAGCTCTGGGTCGAGGACACCGGCGAGGAGAACACCCGGCGCGCCGTCGACACGTCGCTGCGCCGGCTCGGGCTCGACCACCTGGACCTCTACCTGATCCACCAGCCGTACGGCGACGTGTACGGCTCCTGGCGGGCCATGGAGGCCCTCAACCGCGACGGCCTCCTGCGGGCCATCGGGGTGTCCAACTTCACCCCCGACCGGCTCGTCGACCTCATCGACCACAACCGCGTCGTCCCGGCCGTGAACCAGATCGAGACCCACCCGTTCTTCCAACGCACCGCCGACCAGCGGCTCATGGTCGAACGCGGCGTGCAGATCGAGTCGTGGGGGCCGCTCGCGGAAGGCCGCAACAACCTGTTCACCGACCCCCTCCTGCGCGAAATCGCGGACGGGCACGGCAAGTCCGTCGCGCAGGTCGTCCTGCGCTGGCTCCTCCAGCGCCGCGTCGTCGTCATCCCGAAGTCGGTGCGACCGGACCGCATGGCGGAGAACTTCGCCGTCTTCGACTTCACCCTCACCGACGCCGAGATGGCCCGCATCGCGACGCTGGACACCGGCGGCTCGCTGTTCCTGGACCACCGCGACCCCGACGTGGTGAGCGCCATCGGCAACGCCCGCCTCGCCGACCTGCACTGA
- a CDS encoding SAM-dependent methyltransferase, producing the protein MTDSTTTTTATAEPDATAAPAPVPETTVSPQEVGDWYDEFGDIYHQTLGESVHCGLWFPPDRPQPANLDLVDLSSLAQDRYTDYLIETLDPRPGDHVLDIGCGTGRSALRLTQQRGARVTGVAISRQQIERANKLARDHKLLDKLVFEHADAAQLPYADATFDSAWAVESICHMDRAKALGEAWRVLRPGGVLMVLESVLTDALTEAERAVFDGMLASNLPLRMPEFFGLVDQAGFQTLELKDLSANLAMTMNVMALACHDQREAFTQRFGAEFTDLMIAGLPAARNIVARKTRFFMVLLRKPVAAARG; encoded by the coding sequence ATGACGGATTCGACGACCACGACCACCGCGACCGCCGAGCCGGACGCGACGGCGGCCCCGGCGCCGGTGCCGGAGACGACCGTGTCACCCCAGGAAGTCGGCGACTGGTACGACGAGTTCGGCGACATCTACCACCAGACCCTCGGCGAGAGCGTGCACTGCGGGCTGTGGTTCCCGCCGGACCGCCCGCAGCCGGCGAACCTCGATCTGGTCGACCTGTCGTCGCTCGCCCAGGACCGCTACACCGACTACCTCATCGAAACCCTCGACCCGCGGCCGGGCGACCATGTCCTGGACATCGGCTGCGGCACCGGGCGTTCCGCGCTGCGGCTGACCCAGCAGCGCGGTGCGCGGGTGACCGGTGTGGCGATCAGCCGGCAGCAGATCGAGCGGGCCAACAAGCTCGCCCGTGACCACAAGCTGCTCGACAAGCTCGTGTTCGAGCACGCGGATGCCGCGCAACTGCCGTATGCGGACGCGACGTTCGACTCGGCGTGGGCCGTCGAGAGCATCTGCCACATGGACCGGGCCAAGGCCTTGGGCGAGGCGTGGCGCGTGCTGCGTCCCGGCGGGGTGCTCATGGTCCTGGAGTCGGTCCTCACGGACGCGCTCACGGAGGCCGAACGGGCGGTGTTCGACGGCATGTTGGCGTCGAACCTGCCGCTCCGGATGCCCGAGTTCTTCGGGCTGGTCGACCAGGCGGGGTTCCAGACCCTGGAGTTGAAGGACCTGTCGGCGAACCTCGCGATGACCATGAACGTGATGGCGCTCGCGTGCCACGACCAACGGGAGGCGTTCACCCAGCGTTTCGGGGCGGAGTTCACCGACCTGATGATCGCGGGCCTGCCGGCGGCGCGGAACATCGTGGCGCGCAAGACGCGCTTCTTCATGGTCCTGCTGCGCAAGCCGGTCGCGGCGGCGCGAGGCTGA
- a CDS encoding cytochrome P450, with translation MNEPQAPPSYPFTEAVALDVDPRYAELRRDEPVVRVGCPYGEDAWLVTSHADVKTVLGDRRFSRALAREHDESRLTPLPIHTSILGMDAPDHTRLRRLLAKAFTTQRVERLRPRIEREAHRLLDNLVAQGPPGDLMEDFAVPYAGTVVCDLLGVPFPDRAQFRGWLDAFSATTVMSEDEIEQDTKRLHDYIRQLMVNRERDPQDDLITAMVKARDEEDKLSETELVELASVLLIAGHETVSSQLIDSIHVLLTHPEQRALLQGRPDLMPSAVEELLRYVPLISHVTFARYAAQDVELGGTTVRAGESALPAIPSANRDESVFVDPDRLDLARTHNPHLGFGYGSHRCLGAPLARLEMRVALDALLSRLPDVRCAVPVADLEWKEGMQVRSLLNLPVTW, from the coding sequence ATGAACGAACCGCAGGCACCGCCGAGTTACCCGTTCACCGAGGCAGTCGCGCTCGACGTGGACCCCCGCTACGCCGAGTTGCGCCGGGACGAGCCCGTCGTCCGCGTGGGATGCCCGTACGGCGAGGACGCGTGGCTGGTGACCAGCCACGCCGACGTCAAGACGGTCCTGGGCGACCGGCGTTTCAGCCGGGCCCTGGCGCGCGAGCACGACGAGTCGCGGCTGACGCCGCTGCCCATCCACACCAGCATCCTGGGCATGGACGCCCCCGACCACACGCGCCTGCGCCGCCTGCTGGCCAAGGCGTTCACGACGCAGCGCGTGGAGCGGTTGCGCCCCCGCATCGAGCGGGAGGCGCACCGGCTCCTCGACAACCTGGTCGCGCAGGGGCCGCCGGGCGACCTCATGGAGGATTTCGCCGTCCCGTACGCCGGGACGGTGGTCTGCGACCTGCTGGGCGTGCCCTTCCCGGACCGGGCGCAGTTCCGGGGTTGGCTCGACGCGTTCTCCGCCACGACCGTGATGTCGGAGGACGAGATCGAGCAGGACACCAAGCGGCTGCACGACTACATCCGGCAGCTGATGGTCAACCGCGAGCGGGATCCGCAGGACGACCTGATCACCGCGATGGTCAAGGCCCGCGACGAGGAGGACAAGCTCTCCGAGACGGAACTCGTGGAGTTGGCCAGCGTGCTGCTGATCGCCGGGCACGAGACGGTGTCGTCGCAGCTCATCGACTCGATCCACGTCCTGCTGACGCATCCCGAGCAGCGCGCGCTGCTCCAGGGCCGGCCCGACCTGATGCCGTCCGCGGTGGAGGAACTGCTGCGGTACGTCCCGCTCATCTCGCACGTCACCTTCGCCCGGTACGCGGCGCAGGACGTCGAACTGGGCGGAACGACCGTCCGCGCCGGGGAGTCGGCGCTGCCGGCGATCCCGTCGGCGAACCGCGACGAGTCGGTCTTCGTCGACCCGGACCGCCTCGACCTCGCGCGCACGCACAACCCGCATCTCGGGTTCGGCTACGGCAGCCACCGCTGCCTGGGCGCGCCGCTGGCCCGGCTGGAGATGCGGGTGGCGTTGGACGCCCTCCTCTCGCGGCTGCCGGACGTGCGCTGCGCGGTTCCCGTGGCCGACCTGGAGTGGAAGGAAGGCATGCAGGTCCGCAGCCTGCTGAACCTGCCGGTCACGTGGTGA